From a region of the Cyclopterus lumpus isolate fCycLum1 chromosome 5, fCycLum1.pri, whole genome shotgun sequence genome:
- the LOC117731047 gene encoding cytokine-like protein 1 isoform X1, whose translation MRIGLATLVCLCSFAWPSACAPPTCYSRALGLSGEVTALLDRIHAHRRTKPCASVLPVIFLDVHNSCVTTKLRDFLYVVLNHPTESCRRLPRMVLLKRKIQNLYTIVTRVCYRDLVFFTDDCEAIDTGHVRPHYAEDRLQLLQEER comes from the exons ATGAGGATCGGACTCGCGACCCTCGTGTGCTTGTGCAGCTTCGCGTGGCCGTCGGCCTGCGCGCCCCCGACCTGCTACTCCAGAGCGCTCGGCCTGAGCGGGGAAGTCACGGCTCTGCTGGACCGGATACACGCGCACCGCCGCACG AAACCGTGCGCGAGCGTCCTACCCGTGATCTTCCTCGACGTGCAC AACTCGTGCGTCACCACCAAGCTGCGTGACTTCCTCTACGTGGTGCTGAACCACCCGACCGAGTCCTGCAGACGGCTTCCCAGGATGGTGCTGCTGAAGCGGAAGATCCAGAACTTGTACACCATCGTCACCAGAGTCTGTTACCGG GACCTGGTGTTCTTCACCGATGACTGCGAGGCCATCGACACCGGCCACGTCCGGCCTCACTACGCAGAGGACCGGCTGCAGctactgcaggaggagagatga
- the LOC117731047 gene encoding cytokine-like protein 1 isoform X2 yields the protein MRIGLATLVCLCSFAWPSACAPPTCYSRALGLSGEVTALLDRIHAHRRTNSCVTTKLRDFLYVVLNHPTESCRRLPRMVLLKRKIQNLYTIVTRVCYRDLVFFTDDCEAIDTGHVRPHYAEDRLQLLQEER from the exons ATGAGGATCGGACTCGCGACCCTCGTGTGCTTGTGCAGCTTCGCGTGGCCGTCGGCCTGCGCGCCCCCGACCTGCTACTCCAGAGCGCTCGGCCTGAGCGGGGAAGTCACGGCTCTGCTGGACCGGATACACGCGCACCGCCGCACG AACTCGTGCGTCACCACCAAGCTGCGTGACTTCCTCTACGTGGTGCTGAACCACCCGACCGAGTCCTGCAGACGGCTTCCCAGGATGGTGCTGCTGAAGCGGAAGATCCAGAACTTGTACACCATCGTCACCAGAGTCTGTTACCGG GACCTGGTGTTCTTCACCGATGACTGCGAGGCCATCGACACCGGCCACGTCCGGCCTCACTACGCAGAGGACCGGCTGCAGctactgcaggaggagagatga
- the LOC117731451 gene encoding LOW QUALITY PROTEIN: limbin-like (The sequence of the model RefSeq protein was modified relative to this genomic sequence to represent the inferred CDS: deleted 1 base in 1 codon): MCVFRFVSALLLCLPTGESGAGRPRWCNGSVTPRDASWYTAAPSQERRSGIRVMQHDPGGTSAQQTFLRMDGTMETSGPTLVPAEGRLSSSAPGPWEHSVYSPLTFMSNILHQRSRRSTLTRSIPSLPLPQTQSVAPPSVFGVKFHKCAQVKLDTDPPQLTFFLLVHNAGPPGGTNLSQVAIRDSISGIVPLRSDGHVVERGYQTFAIDSLSAGSQVVVNYTAHIRNHKSEVLDLPAFLTFSNASQNDVSMFGPLTANLTLRVNSTDKIHPHHGVHFAGFVAGFFATLILLSLGFLVMNLIGLRSRLNLLQQRRNRRDSDPEYADCNMSETVKDEAAFEDKMVDTMVLEDAQNMYQALENLEMSTLLHATNNLEATRIQIYRDVMASLLGGLRSRGQASAQAQQRLLSVLHGQMLGMEGRLKEERGARMAALAGRCNQETREEMEAEHRGEAAEKAQAEVLCQHADQQELLHCSVLLEKLHKLSQSQLQRILLVRHEEASGKVQRQIIEWRRVELHKIFSEELEEATRMGELEKSTAKSLQHDYFACQDRLEEVLDVVLANQRFVLAERHAQRKFLVHSLHSLNSLISDSFSSTSSNLNVWFTHVRRGSSVPSEQVDQLQEKAQKELVMVRQSLEEALSQERRAMRCGLIKKRRELISDLLRVQKQRQKDLSVLSKGLEGRTDVAQHLHRWQNLLTAHSLELAELINNLDEEAAADIRKVTMRVIQGAITEIKAVQPSATQALLTLSPPGAQRVPPQAEPEAQGPGASTLLQGQERLHQEGKAALHTLSCTRAALREAMERELQEQRELRARCRAFFSCLCSSQLTLSEDDGLRMKLEFQKCLSVMDLCLVLPHAVSRTKLHTALAAWRKESEQQMIYMQSEEKTSEARPKADTSDLLLFQRRLEDGIQLFEKEKEMESAVMNKVVEEMRKEREEDLRSQGDSLAMQMATIHYQKAERRTKVLETSRAMLALHSLLIQQLRDTKSLERPDLAQSIQNHCLGLEEAEQQLRQERAELDVLRVSRSRVEFNPTPREDSEGVEEGSEEERLFQLQPDCRMASILQEALHKSGRVIALLAERLQEMTVSNQAVEDLKGQMELRRLYANCDQDLEFASRLVKQSQVSAEVLLEALRLLLPTLPESELLSITDALCPKQLLVSPSAEQEQSGCAGGLNRLLPVRLREDVLRRNMPNVPRCTVERDRLREKRQSLMDKLLPGSRSPPPRNAAPLLVEGKEKEEEEEKEEEEASTRARRPVCEAAVTQQQQRDAAGERAVDPGDDQRRSAAEGRPLPATDAPGDRLFVFRLPPESGGGAPKRQRKKNFLNLKKGSVAPTNLP, from the exons ATGTGTGTGTTCCGGTTCGTTTccgccctcctcctctgtttacCGACGGGGGAGTCCGGTGCGGGGCGTCCGCGCTGGTGTAACGGGAGCGTTACTCCTCGGGATGCGTCGTGGTACACAGCTGCACCCTCACAGGAG AGGCGCTCCGGTATCCGTGTGATGCAACATGACCCCGGTGGGACATCAGCACAGCAGACATTTCTTAGGATGGATG GTACAATGGAAACCAGTGGGCCCACGCTGGTGCCTGCGGAGGGCCGGCTCTCCTCTTCGGCTCCCGGCCCGTGGGAACACTCCGTTTACTCGCCGCTGACCTTCATGTCAAACATCTTGCACCAACGGAGCCGCAGGAGCACTCTGACCAGATCCATCCCGAGCCTCCCTCTGCCTCAG ACTCAGAGTGTGGCACCTCCCTCCGTATTTGGGGTCAAATTTCACAAGTGTGCACAG GTGAAGCTGGACACCGATCCTCCTCAGCTGACGTTCTTCCTGCTGGTTCACAACGCGGGGCCACCGGGTGGCACCAACCTCTCCCAGGTGGCGATCCGGGACTCCATTTCTGGAATAGTACCCCTGAGATCTGATGGCCACGTGGTGGAAAGAGGCTACCAGACGTTTGCCATTGACTCCCTGTCGG CCGGATCCCAAGTGGTTGTCAACTACACTGCTCACATAAGGAATCACAAGAGTGAAGTCCTGGACCTTCCAGCTTTCCTCACCTTCTCTAACGCCTCGCAG AATGATGTCAGTATGTTTGGGCCACTAACGGCTAATCTGACCTTGAGGGTCAATTCCACCGACAAA ATTCATCCTCACCACGGGGTCCACTTTGCTGGATTTGTTGCTGGGTTCTTTGCGACGCTGATCCTGCTGTCGCTGGGGTTCCTGGTCATGAACCTGATCGGTCTCAGAAGCAGGCTGAACCTTCTTCAGCAAAGG AGGAACAGAAGGGATTCAGACCCGGAGTATGCGGACTGCAACATGAGTGAGACCGTGAAGGATGAGGCCGCGTTTGAAGACAAGATGGTGGACACCATGGTGCTGGAGGATGCCCAGAACATGTACCAGGCTCTGGAGAA CCTTGAAATGTCCACTCTGCTGCATGCCACCAATAACCTGGAGGCCACTCGGATTCAGATCTACAGGGACGTGATGGCCTCCCTGCTGGGCGGCCTGCGCTCCCGGGGCCAGGCCAGCGCCCAGGCCCAGCAGAGGCTCCTCAGCGTGCTCCACGGACAGATGCTGGGCATGGAGGGTCGGCTGAAGGAGGAGCGAGGGGCTCGCATGGCCGCTCTGGCCGGCCGCTGTAACCAGGAGACTCGGGAGGAAATGGAAGCGGAGCACCGCGGAGAAGCTGCTGAGAAGGCCCAGGCCGAGGTGCTGTGTCAACATGCAGACCAACAG GAGCTCCTCCACTGCAGCGTCCTCCTGGAGAAGCTTCACAAGCTGAGCCAGAGTCAGCTCCAGCGCATCCTGTTGGTCAGGCATGAGGAGGCCTCGGGGAAGGTCCAGAGGCAGATCATCGAGTGGCGTCGGGTGGAGTTGCACAAGATCTTCTCTGAAGAACTGGAGGAGGCCACCAGGATGGGGGAGCTGGAGAAGAGCACGGCCAAGAGTCTTCAGCACGATTACTTTGCCTGTCAA GATCggctggaggaggtgctggACGTGGTCCTGGCCAACCAGCGCTTTGTGCTCGCCGAACGCCACGCGCAGAGGAAGTTCTTGGTGCACAGCCTCCACAGCCTCAACAGCCTGATTTCTGACAGCTTCTCCAGCACCTCCAGCAACCTGAACGTCTGGTTCACTCACGTCAGGAG GGGGAGCAGTGTGCCCTCAGAGCAGGTAGACCAGCTCCAGGAGAAGGCCCAGAAAGAGCTGGTGATGGTGAGGCAGAGCCTGGAGGAGGCGCTGAGCCAGGAGAGGAGAGCCATGCGCTGTGGGCTGATTAAGAAGAGGCGGGAGCTCATCTCCGACTTG TTGCGGGTCcaaaaacagagacagaaggatCTGTCGGTTCTGTCCAAGGGTCTGGAAGGAAGGACCGATGTAGCTCAGCACCTGCACCGCTGGCAGAACTTACTGACCGCTCACAGTTTGGAGCTAGCGGAGCTTATCAACAACCTGGACGAGGAGGCCGCTGCAGACATCCGCAAG GTGACCATGCGCGTGATTCAGGGCGCCATAACCGAAATCAAGGCCGTCCAGCCATCTGCCACTCAGGCCTTGCTCACCCTCTCGCCTCCAGGGGCGCAGCGTGTCCCGCCGCAGGCGGAACCAGAGGCCCAGGGACCAGGAGCGAGCACTCTCCTGCAGGGCCAGGAAAGGCTGCACCAGGAGGGCAAGGCGGCCTTACACACCCTCAGCTGCACCAGGGCGGCTCTTCGGGAGGCCATGGAGAGGGAGCTGCAGGAGCAGAGGGAGCTCCGGGCGCGCTGCAGAGCTTTCTTCAG TTGTTTGTGTTCGTCCCAGCTGACTCTGTCTGAAGACGACGGGCTGCGAATGAAACTGGAGTTTCAGAAGTGTCTGTCTGTGATGGACCTGTGTCTGGTGCTGCCGCACGCCGTCTCCAGGACCAAGCTGCACACGGCGCTGGCAGCGTGGAGGAAGGAGAGCGAGCAACAGATG ATTTATATGCAATCCGAGGAGAAGACCAGCGAGGCCAGACCGAAAGCGGACACATCTGACCTGCTGCTTTTCCAGAGAAGGCTCGAAGACGGGATCCAACTGtttgagaaggagaaggagatggagagcgCCGTCATGAACAAG gtggtggaggagatgcggaaggagagagaggaggacctGCGCTCTCAGGGCGACAGCCTGGCGATGCAGATGGCGACCATCCACTACCAGAAGGCCGAGAGGAGGACCAAAGTCTTGGAGACCTCCAGAGCGATGCTGGCGCTGCACAGCCTGCTCATTCAGCagctcagagacacaaagagcCTGGAGAGACCAGACCTGGCCCAGAGTATACAGAACCACTGCTTG GGCCTGGAGGAAGCGGAGCAACAGCTCCGACAGGAGAGGGCGGAGCTGGACGTCCTGCGAGTGTCTCGATCCAGAGTGGAGTTCAATCCGACGCCGAGAGAGGACTCTGAGGGGGTCGAGGAGGGGAGCGAAGAGGAGAGGCTGTTTCAGCTGCAGCCGGATTGCAGGATGGCGTCCATCCTGCAGGAGGCGCTCCACAAGAGTGGTCGAGTCATCGCGCTATTGGCCGAGAG GTTGCAGGAAATGACTGTCAGCAACCAAGCCGTGGAGGACTTAAAGGGGCAAATGGAGCTCAGGAGACTTTATGCAAACTGTGACCAG gatctggagtttgcATCTCGGCTGGTGAAGCAGAGTCAGGTGTCCGCCGAGGTTCTCCTGGAGGCcctgcgcctcctcctccccacgcTGCCGGAAAGCGAACTCCTCTCCATCACTGACGCCCTGTGCCCCAAACAGCTCCTCGTCTCACCATCCGCAGAGCAGGAGCAGTCCGG GTGTGCCGGAGGGCTGAACAGACTTCTTCCTGTCAGACTGAGAGAAGACGTGTTGCGTAGAAATATGCCAAACGTGCCACGCTGCAccgtggagagagacag ACTCCGGGAAAAGAGGCAAAGTCTGATGGACAAGCTCCTCCCCGGATCCCGAAGCCCGCCTCCACGAAATGCTGCACCCCTGCTGGTAgaagggaaggagaaggaggaggaggaagagaaggaggaggaggaggcttccACTAGAGCCCGACGGCCCGTCTGTGAAGCCGCCGTCACGCAGCAGCAACAACGTGACGCTGCAGGAGAACGGGCCGTGGACCCGGGGGATGACCAGCGGCGCAGCGCGGCAGAGGGACGCCCGCTGCCCGCCACCGATGCCCCCGGAGACCGCTTGTTTGTGTTCCGGCTCCCCCCGGAGTCGGGGGGCGGCGCTCCGAaaagacagagg aaaaaaaactttctcaACCTGAAGAAAGGTTCAGTGGCTCCAACGAACCTACCATGA